The following are encoded in a window of Rubellicoccus peritrichatus genomic DNA:
- a CDS encoding PKD domain-containing protein, whose protein sequence is MVSSQKVVEASIEEHHSCTHGCEHHPDLSQQQSAELIPSSSIHPEVAKSFTEWLASDKLVVDNQVLDMLQHRYQRMKLLIQQDPEQALEESITWTDYERLPQELVPFVEKPFSKVASLTVLPTCNFDHGHGTTSYNLEFDGDYYVASVYGRRLAHTSKANISLQGITLDEFSAVRENPMQPLSTEDADTLSHLPIINPDPTIDLRTGEPLGEAPVTALMGNRRVLFAAEESLLMLNEELALLDEPIGPDSRADILFETAYFTEGFLGATSVADALEGSELVSMDTTHGVKKVLYLRVDFADRSGAKISQSELEGILQRTSDVFEDMSFGKTSLDYEVPGSVVRLPHDATYYQAISSSIAHRYIYSHALSVYRVANPGFNEYDYDIIGIHMPALWLSWTGRAEVGGRGQWVQHRDDPDIFIHEFGHNYGLRHANLWDVDLTRVTDPTVTNGNVANGIGDRLEYGDITDFMGIADYDEAFFHPQARNRLQWFEAGVHWDFLNQDDAVDDSGVYRIYQLDDAGTTESLLRGIRIKRNRTGSQYLWVGYRANYNDYFRNGAYINWQQTSLADRAILIDMTPESEHYRDDSKDAPLLIGQTYYDFVGDFYITTIAKGGTHPDEWLDVQIEFGSDPANNAPTASGMTIPEYMEPNKTYTFTVNDVLDLDSDELVYHWNTDDGAIHESTSSLDHNWGASGAYELSVTISDKKGGVVVLSETISIVDGLTNWSAHEVDETYKNDYIENLNGRFVMTSTSSNNRISTSLDGYNWIHFRTTNSENNDGIYVDGLYIITGGDGGSNSYINTSSDGYNWTSQTTGETESLNDIAYGDGLFVAVGNGGLIQYSSDASSWTTASAPTSEDITQIGFGGGVFIAISDSGVWRSTDGASWTNQFSEFDPSTGYGKPVHVLYHHGVFVMGFSSVGIYYSTDLGLTWTQVDGLPYAHNNHTDSLASNGDLLVAFHRETNDTFVYLISEDGINWTESPVTPFAFSPGFESWDPVGDMTFGGGRFIKTFYETTRATSLVESDSFFPSNLAPSVSIDDGPTKADVGADLTFTATLEDLNGDDLITIWNVDNGDSNVLSEGESLTYTFPAAGVYDITLTVSDEKGGVTVDTHRVSISEPTGDPFVPETATVEVRPATGIYGTRARLNGMLVNDGGSSTSATIYYGLVDGGENPSKWYHSTSFGEVTEGAFSMVVSDFIEGMTYYYRIHASNLTGESWSSNAQSFRVSLDPDVLYLDILDDLAGTELLGSMPDITPASEVWENHNSSNNGFYADGSFTADVGHNSIFLPFAPTAGNIYTLSAILDVEYHDDARFGFLLSFAEENGNYYPKANKVYGYVEILGESFNREAFTSTGIYSSGEQSVDTSEVPDFGDVPVSIVLDATDADAANWTMEFFIDGESVRGPETVASGSYGDIAYVGLGKTSDVGGGIKDFTLTVDDQLPDTTPPVDKATAALSNFPDAGGNLLKAYFFGLSPDLARNPKVDLQFGEDSVTLKYDRYKNHNGVLAVYERSANLVDWHIYNVFDAESLQNLSDDMESVEMDVPTDSGTYQFFRIRLAPYDGS, encoded by the coding sequence ATGGTAAGCTCACAGAAGGTAGTCGAAGCATCCATAGAAGAACATCATTCCTGTACTCATGGCTGCGAGCATCACCCTGACTTAAGTCAGCAGCAATCAGCCGAGCTTATCCCGTCTTCATCCATACATCCGGAGGTAGCAAAAAGTTTCACTGAATGGCTGGCGTCGGACAAGCTGGTAGTCGACAATCAAGTCCTGGACATGCTGCAGCACCGCTACCAGCGAATGAAGCTGCTTATTCAGCAAGACCCCGAGCAAGCGCTGGAAGAATCGATCACTTGGACTGACTATGAGCGTCTGCCTCAGGAGCTTGTTCCTTTCGTCGAGAAGCCGTTTTCCAAGGTCGCTTCACTAACCGTTCTGCCGACTTGTAACTTTGACCACGGTCACGGAACAACCAGCTACAATCTTGAATTCGACGGTGATTATTACGTGGCAAGTGTCTACGGTCGCCGCCTTGCACACACCAGCAAAGCGAACATCTCGCTACAGGGCATCACTCTGGATGAGTTCTCAGCAGTGCGGGAAAATCCTATGCAACCTCTCAGCACAGAGGATGCAGACACGTTGTCGCATCTGCCGATCATTAACCCTGACCCTACTATTGATTTGCGAACCGGAGAGCCATTAGGAGAAGCGCCGGTGACTGCTTTGATGGGGAACCGCCGGGTGCTCTTTGCTGCGGAAGAATCCTTGCTGATGCTTAACGAAGAGCTGGCTCTTTTGGATGAACCAATCGGACCGGACAGCCGGGCAGACATCCTTTTTGAAACGGCGTATTTTACCGAAGGCTTCCTGGGCGCCACATCAGTGGCCGATGCTCTTGAGGGTTCGGAACTGGTATCCATGGACACGACTCACGGCGTCAAAAAAGTGCTCTACCTTCGAGTAGATTTTGCTGATCGGTCAGGAGCAAAAATTTCGCAAAGCGAACTCGAAGGTATTCTTCAGCGGACTTCGGATGTTTTCGAAGATATGTCCTTTGGAAAAACTTCGTTGGACTACGAGGTGCCAGGGAGCGTGGTTCGACTGCCGCATGACGCCACTTATTATCAGGCAATCAGCTCTTCCATAGCGCATCGCTATATATATAGTCACGCACTAAGCGTTTATCGTGTGGCTAATCCTGGGTTTAACGAATACGACTACGATATAATCGGTATTCACATGCCAGCTCTTTGGCTGAGTTGGACAGGGCGGGCAGAAGTTGGCGGGCGCGGTCAATGGGTTCAGCACCGTGATGACCCCGATATTTTTATCCATGAATTCGGGCATAATTACGGCCTAAGACACGCCAACTTATGGGATGTTGACCTAACCAGAGTAACCGACCCAACCGTAACGAACGGTAACGTCGCCAACGGTATTGGCGATAGGCTGGAATACGGAGACATCACTGACTTTATGGGGATCGCAGATTACGACGAAGCTTTTTTTCACCCTCAGGCGCGGAATCGCTTGCAGTGGTTCGAAGCTGGCGTGCATTGGGACTTCCTCAATCAGGACGATGCGGTGGATGATTCGGGCGTTTACCGAATTTATCAACTCGATGATGCGGGCACTACGGAATCATTGCTACGGGGTATCCGTATTAAACGCAATCGCACGGGGTCTCAGTATCTGTGGGTTGGCTATCGGGCGAACTACAATGATTACTTCCGCAATGGTGCTTATATCAACTGGCAACAGACTAGTCTTGCCGATCGCGCCATTCTCATCGATATGACACCAGAGAGTGAGCACTATAGAGACGACTCCAAAGACGCTCCACTCCTGATTGGTCAAACCTACTACGACTTCGTAGGAGATTTTTACATCACGACAATCGCGAAAGGCGGGACGCATCCGGATGAGTGGCTGGACGTGCAGATCGAGTTTGGTTCCGATCCAGCTAACAATGCGCCTACCGCTTCGGGGATGACGATACCCGAATACATGGAGCCGAATAAAACCTACACTTTTACCGTCAACGACGTATTGGACCTGGATAGCGATGAGCTTGTCTACCATTGGAACACCGACGATGGAGCTATTCACGAAAGCACGAGCTCCCTTGACCACAATTGGGGAGCCTCCGGGGCCTACGAGCTTTCCGTAACCATAAGTGACAAAAAAGGCGGTGTAGTCGTCCTGTCGGAAACCATTAGCATCGTGGACGGCCTAACCAACTGGTCAGCCCACGAGGTCGATGAAACCTATAAAAATGATTACATCGAAAACCTGAATGGTCGTTTTGTCATGACGTCCACCAGCAGCAACAATAGGATTTCGACTTCATTGGACGGCTACAACTGGATTCATTTCAGAACTACCAACTCCGAAAACAACGACGGTATCTACGTTGACGGTTTATACATCATCACTGGTGGCGATGGCGGCAGTAATAGTTACATTAATACATCTTCCGACGGCTACAACTGGACCAGTCAAACAACCGGAGAAACCGAATCACTGAATGATATCGCTTATGGTGATGGCCTCTTTGTTGCGGTGGGCAATGGCGGGTTGATTCAATACTCCAGCGATGCCTCCAGTTGGACAACCGCCTCGGCGCCTACCTCTGAGGACATCACACAGATTGGCTTTGGCGGTGGCGTCTTCATCGCTATTTCGGATTCGGGCGTATGGCGCTCTACGGACGGTGCTAGTTGGACCAACCAATTCTCCGAGTTCGATCCGTCAACAGGCTATGGCAAACCGGTTCACGTTCTTTATCATCATGGTGTATTCGTGATGGGCTTTTCCAGCGTTGGGATCTACTATTCCACGGATCTCGGGCTTACGTGGACGCAAGTAGACGGCTTGCCCTACGCTCATAATAATCATACTGACTCCTTGGCATCAAATGGAGATCTCCTTGTGGCATTTCACCGTGAAACCAATGATACTTTTGTATACCTTATTTCCGAGGATGGAATCAACTGGACAGAATCACCAGTCACTCCGTTTGCTTTCAGTCCTGGCTTCGAGAGTTGGGATCCGGTCGGAGACATGACTTTTGGCGGCGGGAGATTCATTAAAACCTTCTATGAGACTACGAGAGCCACAAGTTTGGTCGAATCGGACAGCTTTTTTCCCTCCAACCTCGCCCCGAGTGTGTCTATTGATGATGGTCCGACCAAAGCCGATGTCGGAGCGGATCTCACGTTCACGGCAACGCTTGAGGATCTCAATGGCGATGACTTGATTACTATTTGGAACGTGGATAATGGGGACAGCAACGTTTTGTCCGAAGGGGAATCCTTGACCTATACGTTTCCAGCAGCGGGTGTCTATGACATTACACTAACCGTAAGTGATGAAAAGGGTGGTGTGACCGTCGATACGCACCGGGTAAGTATTAGCGAGCCGACGGGAGACCCCTTTGTCCCAGAAACGGCTACGGTTGAGGTTCGACCTGCGACTGGTATCTATGGAACCAGGGCGCGCTTAAATGGCATGCTTGTCAATGACGGCGGTTCGAGTACCTCCGCCACAATTTACTATGGGCTCGTCGATGGCGGAGAAAATCCAAGTAAGTGGTATCATTCGACCTCGTTCGGGGAGGTCACGGAAGGCGCTTTTTCAATGGTAGTAAGCGATTTCATTGAAGGCATGACTTACTACTATCGGATTCATGCCTCCAATTTGACTGGCGAAAGCTGGAGCAGTAACGCGCAGAGTTTCCGCGTCAGCCTTGATCCTGACGTTCTTTATTTGGACATATTGGATGATCTCGCCGGCACGGAGCTCCTGGGCTCAATGCCTGACATAACGCCGGCCTCCGAAGTATGGGAAAACCATAATTCCTCGAACAATGGCTTTTATGCCGATGGCTCTTTTACGGCGGATGTTGGCCACAATAGTATCTTTCTGCCATTTGCGCCCACCGCGGGCAATATCTACACCTTGAGCGCAATTCTCGATGTTGAGTATCATGACGATGCTAGGTTTGGTTTCTTGCTTAGTTTTGCCGAAGAAAATGGAAACTACTATCCGAAGGCTAACAAAGTTTACGGCTACGTTGAAATACTGGGCGAAAGCTTCAACCGCGAAGCATTCACCAGCACGGGCATTTACAGCAGCGGAGAGCAGAGCGTTGACACCAGTGAGGTGCCCGACTTTGGCGATGTGCCTGTCAGTATCGTTCTGGATGCAACCGATGCGGATGCCGCCAACTGGACGATGGAGTTCTTCATCGATGGTGAATCGGTTCGCGGTCCGGAGACGGTTGCCAGTGGTTCCTATGGTGACATCGCCTACGTCGGTTTAGGTAAGACTAGCGACGTTGGGGGCGGTATTAAAGACTTCACCCTTACGGTGGACGATCAGCTGCCCGACACGACACCACCGGTCGACAAAGCAACTGCGGCTCTAAGTAACTTCCCTGACGCTGGTGGAAATCTACTCAAAGCATATTTCTTCGGTCTATCGCCGGATCTTGCACGGAATCCCAAAGTCGATCTTCAGTTTGGTGAAGATTCTGTGACACTTAAGTACGATAGATACAAAAATCATAATGGTGTTCTGGCGGTTTACGAACGCTCAGCAAATCTTGTGGATTGGCACATCTACAACGTATTTGATGCTGAAAGTCTTCAGAATCTCTCAGACGATATGGAAAGCGTCGAAATGGATGTCCCTACGGACAGTGGGACGTATCAATTTTTCAGAATTCGATTGGCTCCTTATGATGGCTCCTAG